From a single Planctellipticum variicoloris genomic region:
- a CDS encoding tetratricopeptide repeat protein translates to MTASDAAEPAQSPPPSAQGDGVLAGERVTFTGTLASLTHRQAGELVEQHGGTATLHVNQQTTLLVVGEEGWPLEEDGRPSVKLEDAHRLQQRGQNLRVLSEAEFLKALGLEDRGLESRELHTPAMLAQMLGLSVHEVRRWERAGLIKPARKLYRLSYFDVGEVARVRKLSELVAKGIPPAEIAASLARLRSVFPDVDRSLAQLEVLGSGEALVYRDERGLIESASGQRVFDFDESVPAEPEADTVPFLQHEALQRQRVGWTADDWLHEAANLTEAGELGEAEEALRMALVDRPTDPALHFHLAELLYRQNQLGGAIERYYVAVELDHQFLEAWTQLGCLLMESRRPGAAEEAFRVALDVHSDYPEAHFHLAELLEASGRTEEAAGHWRRYLEFDQRGPWAERARQRLAAGNVTE, encoded by the coding sequence ATGACTGCTTCCGACGCCGCCGAGCCTGCTCAATCACCACCTCCCTCTGCTCAGGGCGATGGCGTTCTGGCCGGCGAACGGGTGACCTTCACCGGCACGCTGGCCAGCCTGACCCATCGCCAGGCGGGCGAGCTGGTCGAGCAGCACGGAGGTACCGCCACCCTCCACGTCAATCAGCAGACGACGCTGCTGGTCGTCGGCGAGGAGGGCTGGCCGCTGGAGGAGGACGGGCGTCCATCCGTGAAGCTGGAGGACGCCCATCGGCTCCAGCAACGCGGGCAGAATCTACGTGTTCTCAGCGAGGCGGAGTTCCTCAAAGCCCTGGGACTCGAAGACCGTGGCCTGGAATCCCGCGAGCTGCATACCCCGGCGATGCTGGCCCAGATGCTCGGTCTGTCGGTTCACGAAGTCCGCCGGTGGGAGCGGGCCGGGCTGATTAAACCGGCCCGAAAGCTCTACCGGCTGTCCTATTTCGACGTCGGCGAAGTCGCCCGCGTCCGCAAACTCTCGGAACTGGTCGCCAAAGGGATTCCTCCCGCGGAGATCGCCGCCAGCCTCGCACGCTTGCGTTCCGTCTTTCCCGACGTCGACCGTTCGCTGGCTCAACTGGAAGTTCTCGGCAGCGGCGAGGCGCTGGTCTATCGCGACGAACGCGGCCTGATCGAATCCGCCAGCGGCCAGCGCGTCTTCGATTTCGACGAGTCCGTCCCCGCAGAACCCGAAGCCGATACCGTCCCGTTCCTGCAGCACGAAGCCCTCCAGCGGCAACGCGTCGGCTGGACCGCCGACGACTGGCTGCACGAGGCCGCCAACCTGACCGAAGCCGGCGAACTCGGCGAGGCCGAAGAAGCCCTCCGGATGGCGCTCGTCGATCGCCCCACCGACCCCGCCCTGCACTTCCACCTGGCCGAACTGCTCTACCGCCAGAACCAGCTCGGCGGCGCAATCGAGCGGTACTACGTGGCCGTCGAATTGGACCATCAGTTCCTGGAAGCCTGGACTCAGCTCGGCTGTCTCCTGATGGAATCCCGCCGACCGGGAGCCGCGGAAGAAGCCTTCCGCGTGGCCCTCGACGTCCACTCCGACTATCCCGAAGCCCACTTTCACCTGGCCGAGCTGCTTGAAGCGAGCGGCCGGACCGAGGAGGCCGCCGGTCACTGGCGGCGCTACCTGGAATTCGACCAGCGCGGCCCATGGGCGGAACGCGCCCGACAGCGTCTGGCGGCGGGAAACGTGACGGAATAG